Proteins encoded within one genomic window of Sebastes fasciatus isolate fSebFas1 chromosome 18, fSebFas1.pri, whole genome shotgun sequence:
- the trmt6 gene encoding tRNA (adenine(58)-N(1))-methyltransferase non-catalytic subunit TRM6: MADNVVEDDSMCRIKEDDYVVLKRGDIFKAVQIQPKKKVIFEKQWFFLENAVGQLYSTTFEIVSGVLQPRKPKDTQSSTDAKEAGTDNRNIVDDGKSQKLTRDDIETLKEQGLKGQEIIQQLIENSSTFRDKTEYAQAKYIKKKKKKYENTVTILKPSCRILAMMYHGREPGKICHLRYDTLAQMLTLANIHAGSKVLVFETCAGLVLGSVMERMGGFGSVVQMYPGGGPVRQGVESFGFPAHFHDTLHEFPICHVNALLAGTLDTSPDPSPDSKQSDVAVKEEQVHETLQPKEEPQDSKEEQSMETNSGADGSHDQEKEEKEKRMEARAEEKKKKQEEKRKKLAAAAALLEGRNADGLVIASRFHPCPVLMGLLKFLAPSRPFVVYSQHKEPLIECYTKLKEQGGTVNLRLTDTWLRHYQVLPNRTHPVLLMSGGGGYVLSGTTVTMNRSKTAGSQQSDEPAPKRLKVTKTEG; the protein is encoded by the exons ATGGCGGACAACGTAGTAGAAGATGATTCAATGTGCAGAATTAAAGAGGATGACTACGTTGTGTTGAAACGGGGAGATATCTTCAAAGCTGTGCAGATTCAACCCAAGAA GAAGGTGATCTTTGAGAAGCAGTGGTTCTTCCTGGAGAACGCGGTGGGGCAGCTGTACAGCACCACCTTTGAGATTGTGTCTGGAGTCCTGCAGCCCAGGAAGCCCAAAGACACACAGAGCTCCAcag ATGCAAAGGAGGCAGGCACAGACAACAGAAACATAGTAGATGATGGAAAATCCCAGAAGCTGACCAGGGATGACATTGAGACGCTCAAAGAGCAAGGTCTGAAGGGTCAG GAAATCATTCAGCAGCTTATAGAGAACAGCTCCACATTCCGAGATAAGACTGAATATGCCCAGGCTAAGTAcatcaagaagaaaaagaagaa GTATGAAAATACCGTGACGATTCTAAAACCATCCTGCCGCATCCTGGCTATGATGTACCACGGCCGGGAACCGGGGAAGATCTG CCACCTGCGCTACGACACACTCGCCCAGATGTTGACTCTGGCAAACATCCACGCCGGCAGTAAAGTTTTGGTGTTTGAGACTTGTGCTGGCCTCGTGCTCGGGTCAGTCATGGAGAGAATGGGAG GCTTCGGCTCAGTGGTCCAAATGTACCCAGGAGGTGGGCCCGTTCGGCAGGGTGTGGAGAGCTTTGGCTTCCCTGCACATTTTCACGATACGCTGCATGAGTTCCCCATCTGCCATGTCAACGCTCTGCTGGCAGGCACTCTGGACACCAGTCCAGATCCCAGTCCTG ATTCAAAGCAGTCCGACGTGGCTGTAAAAGAGGAGCAAGTCCACGAAACACTCCAGCCCAAGGAAGAACCGCAGGACAGTAAAGAGGAACAGAGTATGGAGACAAACAGTGGCGCTGATGGCAGCCACGACcaggagaaagaagagaaggagaaacGCATGGAAGCCAGA gctgaggaaaaaaagaagaagcaggaggagaaaCGAAAGAAGCtggcagctgctgctgccctgCTGGAAGGCAGGAACGCAGACGG GTTGGTCATAGCCAGCCGGTTTCACCCGTGTCCAGTCCTAATGGGCCTGCTCAAGTTCCTCGCCCCCTCCAGGCCTTTCGTAGTCTACTCCCAACACAAAGAG CCTCTTATTGAGTGCTACACTAAACTCAAGGAACAAGGCGGCACGGTCAACCTCCGACTCACAGACACCTGGCTCAGACATTACCAG GTGTTGCCTAACAGGACACATCCCGTGCTACTGATGAGCGGGGGCGGAGGCTACGTCCTCTCAGGGACAACGGTTACCATGAACCGCTCCAAAACAGCGGGTTCCCAGCAATCTGACGAACCAGCGCCAAAGAGACTGAAAGTGACAAAAACTGaaggataa